A stretch of Myroides oncorhynchi DNA encodes these proteins:
- a CDS encoding MGMT family protein has translation MATEESFFERVFTVARQIPEGRVTTYGAIARAIGAARSARMVGYAMNASHNDDTVPAHRVVNRNGMLTGKFHFDGTNLMQQLLENEGVEVVDNKVVNFKELLWEPTVYEGE, from the coding sequence ATGGCTACTGAAGAGAGTTTCTTTGAACGTGTCTTTACTGTAGCCAGACAGATTCCAGAAGGGAGAGTGACTACTTATGGAGCTATCGCAAGAGCAATAGGAGCTGCGCGTTCTGCTCGTATGGTAGGGTATGCTATGAATGCATCTCATAATGATGATACAGTACCAGCTCATCGCGTAGTGAATCGCAATGGAATGTTGACAGGTAAATTTCATTTTGATGGAACTAATCTGATGCAACAGTTATTAGAGAATGAAGGTGTTGAGGTAGTAGATAACAAGGTAGTCAATTTTAAAGAACTACTGTGGGAACCTACCGTGTACGAAGGAGAATAA
- a CDS encoding T9SS type A sorting domain-containing protein — MAKKYFYITMFIAMLGGSTAFAQSGLRYNNEPRYSNQNIEGLSIYPNPAVASGKLYIESTKNEPKEVELYNVVGKKVFTTTVNNRELSLPYSVNAGIYVMKIKESNATATRKIVIK; from the coding sequence ATGGCAAAAAAATACTTTTATATCACAATGTTCATTGCAATGCTAGGCGGAAGTACAGCATTTGCGCAAAGTGGTTTGCGCTATAATAATGAACCTAGATATTCTAATCAGAATATTGAAGGGCTATCTATTTACCCTAACCCAGCTGTGGCTAGTGGTAAATTGTACATTGAATCTACTAAAAATGAACCTAAAGAAGTAGAACTATACAATGTTGTAGGAAAAAAGGTATTTACGACAACAGTAAATAATAGAGAATTAAGTTTACCTTATAGCGTTAATGCAGGAATCTATGTAATGAAGATTAAAGAGAGTAACGCTACAGCTACTAGAAAGATAGTTATAAAATAA
- the trmB gene encoding tRNA (guanosine(46)-N7)-methyltransferase TrmB — MGSKNKLKRFRENETFDIVYQPTREDMIGELPQKGNWGKEVFKNDNPIVLELGCGKGEYTVELAKRYPEKNFIGIDIKGARFWRGAKTAVESGMTNVAFLRTQIELIEHAFAAAEVSEIWITFPDPQIKYKRTKHRLTNSEFLQRYKKVLTADGVMNLKTDSEFMHGYTLGLLHGEGHEVIYANHHIYKNEGAPSVVTEIQTFYESQYLEQNKPITYIQFRIK; from the coding sequence GTGGGAAGCAAAAATAAACTAAAGCGATTTAGAGAAAACGAAACTTTTGATATTGTATATCAACCGACTAGAGAAGATATGATAGGTGAATTACCTCAAAAAGGTAATTGGGGTAAAGAGGTATTTAAGAATGACAATCCTATCGTCTTAGAACTTGGGTGTGGAAAAGGAGAATATACAGTAGAGCTTGCGAAGCGTTATCCTGAGAAGAACTTTATCGGTATAGATATTAAGGGAGCTCGTTTTTGGCGTGGTGCGAAGACTGCTGTAGAGTCAGGAATGACGAATGTAGCTTTCTTACGTACGCAAATCGAATTGATCGAGCATGCGTTTGCAGCAGCAGAAGTTAGTGAGATCTGGATTACTTTCCCAGACCCTCAGATTAAATATAAACGTACTAAACACCGTCTTACGAATAGCGAATTTTTACAGCGTTATAAGAAAGTTCTTACTGCAGATGGAGTAATGAACTTAAAAACGGATAGTGAATTTATGCACGGATACACATTAGGACTTCTTCATGGAGAAGGGCATGAAGTTATTTATGCTAACCACCACATTTATAAGAATGAGGGGGCACCAAGTGTAGTAACTGAGATCCAAACTTTTTACGAATCACAGTATTTAGAACAAAATAAACCTATAACTTACATTCAATTTAGAATAAAGTAA
- a CDS encoding sensor histidine kinase, with the protein MHSFHFKAFLRIIVILAVALLGMYLLKHELVYSFILVILFITALFCELYFFQKRHYSAIDRIVLAMMYDDYSLKTTKTQSNETINNLQKLYQKLQTQQQQNEVRELVYLNILNNIETGILILEKKLDNWEIFFINDYFSSLFDIPKIKSWTNLERLLPSLTHHLQTLNFKESKESIDIKIEEEEKQTFILQTSNTTSQNQEYFIILLDSIQKVLDKKEKDTWENLMKIISHEIMNSLTPIHSLAHNTQQILEEEESLSEEDLDDIKLSISTIVNRTDHLQQFINNYRKLTMLASPKKQVVDPNYIIKLSVETLMPLFKNNQISVHTNLSLKTTIEWDAKQMEQVFINLLTNAIHATAKQKIKEININLYEKNNRLCIDIEDSGAGILAEIKEKIFIPFYTTREEGAGIGLPLSKNIVEMHNGYLTYHRREDKTVFSLNFPMY; encoded by the coding sequence ATGCATTCATTTCACTTTAAAGCTTTTTTGCGCATTATAGTTATCCTAGCAGTGGCATTACTAGGGATGTATCTTCTTAAGCATGAATTAGTTTACTCTTTTATACTCGTAATCTTATTTATAACAGCGCTTTTCTGCGAATTGTACTTCTTTCAGAAGAGACATTATTCAGCGATTGACCGCATTGTCTTAGCGATGATGTATGATGACTATTCTTTAAAAACTACCAAAACTCAATCCAATGAAACGATAAATAACTTACAGAAATTATATCAAAAACTTCAAACTCAACAACAGCAAAATGAAGTACGTGAACTAGTATATCTAAACATTTTAAACAATATCGAAACAGGAATACTTATCTTAGAAAAAAAACTAGACAATTGGGAGATATTTTTCATTAATGATTACTTCTCTTCTCTATTTGATATTCCTAAAATCAAATCATGGACTAATCTAGAGCGATTATTACCTTCATTGACACATCACCTACAAACTCTAAACTTTAAAGAATCTAAAGAATCTATAGATATTAAAATAGAAGAAGAGGAGAAACAAACCTTTATTTTACAAACCTCTAATACCACTAGTCAAAACCAAGAATACTTTATTATCCTACTCGATTCTATTCAGAAGGTTTTAGACAAAAAGGAAAAAGATACTTGGGAAAATCTAATGAAAATCATCTCTCATGAAATAATGAATTCATTAACGCCTATTCATTCTCTAGCACATAATACACAACAAATATTAGAAGAAGAAGAAAGCCTATCAGAAGAAGATCTAGATGATATCAAACTAAGTATAAGTACAATCGTTAACCGCACAGATCACTTACAGCAATTCATCAATAACTATAGAAAACTAACAATGCTAGCTTCTCCAAAAAAGCAAGTAGTAGATCCTAATTACATTATCAAACTAAGTGTGGAGACACTGATGCCTTTATTTAAAAACAATCAGATATCAGTACACACTAATCTCTCACTAAAGACAACCATAGAATGGGATGCTAAGCAAATGGAACAAGTATTTATCAATTTACTCACTAATGCTATCCATGCAACAGCTAAACAAAAAATAAAAGAAATAAACATCAACTTATACGAGAAGAACAACCGTCTCTGTATAGATATAGAAGATAGTGGAGCTGGTATACTAGCAGAAATTAAAGAGAAGATATTCATCCCATTCTACACCACCCGTGAAGAAGGAGCAGGTATAGGACTTCCCCTATCTAAGAACATCGTAGAAATGCATAATGGGTACCTAACTTACCACAGACGTGAAGACAAAACTGTCTTCAGTCTTAACTTCCCGATGTATTAG
- the gldC gene encoding gliding motility protein GldC, whose protein sequence is MSKNHVSDINIRVELDENKVPDKIFWTAEDGGVNGAAAKAMLLSIWDHKAKETLRIDLWTKDMPVDEMKKFFHQTLVAMSDTFERATEDEKMAATMKDFCDYFAEKLELIEK, encoded by the coding sequence ATGAGTAAAAATCACGTTTCTGATATAAATATTAGAGTAGAATTAGACGAGAATAAGGTGCCAGATAAAATATTCTGGACTGCTGAAGATGGAGGTGTTAATGGTGCTGCGGCTAAGGCGATGTTATTATCTATATGGGATCATAAAGCGAAAGAAACTCTTCGCATAGATTTATGGACTAAAGACATGCCTGTGGATGAGATGAAAAAGTTTTTTCACCAAACATTAGTTGCGATGTCAGATACGTTTGAACGTGCAACTGAGGATGAAAAGATGGCCGCTACAATGAAAGATTTCTGTGATTACTTTGCAGAGAAGTTAGAATTAATTGAGAAGTAA
- a CDS encoding response regulator transcription factor, with the protein MKNSEIKILLADDEHDIIDVIGYNLEQEGYQVFTASNGKQAVEIAIANKPHLIILDVMMPEMDGIEACELIRNNSGLANSVVTFLTARGEDYSQVAGFEAGADDYITKPVKPKVLMSKVKALLRRARFADDNSSDAIEVGDIRIDRDEYRVFVRKEEVVFPRKEFELLYLLMAKPGKVFTRDEILDSVWGNEVVVGGRTIDVHIRKLREKIGDNYFKTIKGVGYKFDHAE; encoded by the coding sequence ATGAAAAATTCTGAGATTAAAATCCTTTTAGCTGATGATGAGCATGATATTATTGATGTCATTGGTTATAACCTAGAACAAGAGGGATATCAAGTATTCACTGCCAGTAATGGTAAGCAAGCTGTAGAAATAGCGATAGCAAATAAGCCACACCTTATTATATTGGATGTAATGATGCCAGAAATGGATGGTATAGAGGCTTGTGAACTAATTCGAAATAACAGTGGTTTAGCGAATAGCGTAGTTACTTTTCTGACAGCACGAGGGGAAGACTATTCTCAGGTAGCTGGTTTTGAAGCTGGCGCAGATGATTATATTACTAAACCTGTAAAACCAAAAGTATTAATGAGTAAGGTAAAAGCGCTATTAAGACGTGCGCGTTTTGCTGATGATAATAGTTCTGATGCTATTGAGGTTGGAGATATAAGAATAGATAGAGATGAGTATAGAGTATTTGTCCGTAAAGAGGAAGTAGTATTTCCACGTAAAGAATTTGAGTTACTATATTTATTGATGGCAAAGCCAGGTAAGGTCTTTACACGTGATGAGATTCTTGATTCTGTTTGGGGAAATGAGGTTGTTGTAGGGGGAAGAACGATTGATGTACATATCCGCAAACTAAGAGAGAAAATTGGAGATAATTACTTCAAGACAATTAAAGGAGTAGGCTATAAATTCGACCACGCAGAGTAA
- a CDS encoding amino acid permease: MGVEVITLLFFGFLAATLGVSLPGLLNMTAVKIAKEEGGRQAFHYILGALTVIFIQTFVAIFFSKLIDSSPGITEALHEIGLAIFAILTIYFLFFAKKKERKKADKTTKRKSPFIYGVFLASINVFLIPYYVFLSITLATYDFPIFDILCTTFFSLGVVLGSGMMFYIYVSLFKKPSREDAFILRNINYVIGTITGIICLITIYKLLK, encoded by the coding sequence ATGGGGGTAGAAGTTATCACACTTTTATTTTTCGGTTTTTTAGCAGCTACCTTGGGAGTTTCTCTTCCAGGGCTGCTTAATATGACAGCAGTTAAGATTGCTAAGGAAGAGGGAGGGCGTCAAGCGTTTCACTATATCTTAGGAGCCTTAACTGTTATTTTTATACAGACTTTTGTCGCGATTTTCTTTTCTAAGCTTATTGATTCAAGCCCTGGTATTACTGAGGCACTTCACGAGATAGGACTAGCTATCTTTGCTATCCTGACTATTTACTTTTTGTTTTTTGCTAAAAAGAAGGAGAGAAAAAAAGCTGATAAAACCACTAAGAGAAAGTCTCCTTTTATATACGGGGTTTTCCTTGCCTCGATTAATGTTTTTCTGATACCTTATTACGTATTCCTAAGTATTACATTAGCTACGTATGACTTTCCTATTTTTGATATTCTGTGTACTACATTCTTTTCGTTAGGAGTAGTATTAGGATCAGGAATGATGTTCTATATCTATGTATCCTTGTTTAAAAAACCTTCAAGAGAGGATGCTTTTATTCTTCGTAATATCAACTATGTTATTGGGACAATTACAGGTATAATCTGTCTAATTACGATTTATAAATTACTTAAGTAA
- a CDS encoding sensor histidine kinase yields the protein MATKFKNSYKFAVKSSLAITVISIIVIFPIDFFYLNIPIWILLSYHIFLYTVSFFILQYRVEHFIYRRIKKIYDNVSLLEHTDLRSKAVTTDMQTLTEEIQKFAKNKKIEIESLQVREEYRRDFLGNISHELKTPLFTIQSYLETLKDGAIDDLNVRDRYIERAAQSVDRLIYIVNDLDMITKLESGDLHLNIVTFDIVETIRHAFDFLDYKAKKRNISLIFDLNYNKPIYVVGDKERIGQVITNLVDNSIKYGKEKGTTEVSIEDLVSNKLIIRVTDNGLGIKKENVSRLFERFYRIDKSGARTVGGSGLGLSIVKHIVEAHEEHIYVESSFGYGSEFSFTLEKALVAPIDN from the coding sequence ATGGCTACAAAGTTTAAGAACTCTTATAAGTTCGCAGTAAAGTCGTCACTAGCAATTACGGTAATCAGTATTATTGTGATTTTTCCTATTGACTTTTTTTACTTAAATATTCCTATCTGGATTTTATTGAGTTACCACATATTTTTATACACTGTATCATTCTTTATCCTACAGTATAGAGTAGAACACTTTATCTACCGTCGTATAAAAAAAATATATGATAATGTGTCATTGCTAGAACATACTGATCTAAGAAGTAAGGCGGTGACAACAGATATGCAAACATTAACTGAAGAAATTCAAAAATTTGCCAAGAATAAAAAGATTGAAATTGAATCACTACAAGTGAGAGAAGAGTATAGAAGAGATTTTTTAGGTAATATTTCTCATGAATTAAAAACGCCCTTATTTACTATACAGAGCTATTTAGAGACACTTAAGGATGGAGCTATTGATGATTTAAATGTTCGAGATAGATATATAGAAAGAGCGGCGCAGAGTGTAGATCGTTTAATTTATATTGTCAATGATCTGGATATGATTACGAAGTTAGAATCTGGAGATCTACATCTTAATATTGTAACTTTTGATATTGTAGAAACGATAAGACACGCCTTTGATTTTTTAGATTATAAAGCTAAAAAGAGAAATATATCTCTAATCTTTGATTTAAATTATAACAAACCCATTTATGTCGTTGGGGATAAAGAGCGAATAGGACAAGTGATTACTAATTTAGTTGACAATTCTATTAAATATGGTAAAGAAAAAGGTACAACAGAAGTGAGTATTGAGGATTTAGTCAGTAATAAATTGATAATCCGAGTTACAGATAATGGATTAGGAATTAAGAAAGAGAATGTCTCTAGATTGTTTGAACGTTTCTATCGAATCGATAAGAGTGGAGCTAGAACCGTGGGAGGATCAGGTTTGGGATTATCTATTGTCAAACATATTGTTGAAGCCCACGAAGAGCATATTTATGTAGAAAGTAGTTTTGGATATGGATCAGAGTTTTCATTTACGTTAGAAAAAGCTTTAGTAGCTCCAATAGATAATTAA
- a CDS encoding sigma-54-dependent transcriptional regulator → MRKTNATILVLDDNSEVLIAAKLLLKRHFENILTNNNPKKLAEILSQQEVDVIILDMNYRVGFEDGKEGIFWFKEIKKIAPHTQIILMTSYGNVETAVEGIKLGAVDYILKPWNNESLIEAVKNVIKQLRKKETIADKPQKESNVFIGQAPSIQKVYSMASRVAKTDVNALILGENGTGKYVLAKYIHDNSPRKDQPFIHVDLGSLNENLFESELFGYTKGAFTDAKQDTEGRFEAANGGTIFLDEIGNVPLHLQAKLLQVIQSKSVIRLGESKTRPVDIRIITATNANIEQEVTNKSFREDLYYRVNTVTLQLPPLRERLEDIIPLMQFFIEEYANKYDRTVPTISESTQQALRCYDWKGNIREMQNRVERALILTEEDELNLTAFGISLTMINDNISEENTLQDMERQSILKALEKHEGNISQTAEELGLSRAALYRRLEKYNIKN, encoded by the coding sequence ATGAGAAAAACTAACGCTACTATTCTTGTATTAGATGACAACTCTGAAGTACTTATTGCTGCTAAACTGTTGCTAAAAAGACATTTTGAGAATATACTAACAAACAATAATCCAAAAAAATTAGCTGAAATACTTTCTCAACAAGAAGTAGACGTAATTATTTTAGATATGAACTACCGTGTGGGTTTTGAAGATGGAAAGGAAGGAATATTTTGGTTTAAAGAAATAAAAAAAATAGCGCCACATACACAGATTATCTTAATGACTTCTTATGGAAATGTAGAAACTGCTGTAGAAGGTATTAAACTTGGAGCAGTAGATTATATTCTAAAGCCTTGGAACAATGAATCCCTTATTGAAGCTGTAAAAAATGTAATAAAACAACTTCGAAAAAAAGAAACAATAGCAGATAAACCGCAGAAAGAAAGCAATGTGTTTATCGGACAAGCTCCTAGCATACAAAAAGTATACTCAATGGCAAGCCGTGTCGCTAAAACTGATGTTAATGCTCTAATCTTAGGAGAAAACGGTACAGGTAAGTATGTATTAGCAAAATATATACATGACAACTCTCCTCGGAAAGACCAACCATTTATACATGTTGACTTAGGTTCGCTAAATGAAAACTTATTTGAAAGTGAATTATTTGGATATACTAAAGGAGCTTTTACTGACGCAAAACAAGATACTGAAGGGAGATTCGAAGCGGCTAATGGCGGTACGATATTCTTAGATGAAATAGGGAATGTACCACTACATTTACAAGCAAAACTACTTCAAGTCATCCAATCTAAAAGTGTAATCAGGCTCGGTGAATCAAAGACTCGTCCTGTTGACATCCGCATTATTACAGCTACTAATGCTAATATCGAGCAGGAAGTAACAAACAAATCTTTTAGAGAAGACCTTTACTACCGTGTTAATACAGTGACACTTCAGTTGCCCCCACTACGTGAGCGACTAGAAGACATCATTCCTCTAATGCAATTCTTTATTGAAGAGTACGCTAATAAATATGACCGTACTGTTCCTACAATTAGCGAATCTACCCAACAAGCTCTTAGATGCTATGATTGGAAAGGAAATATACGCGAAATGCAAAACAGAGTAGAGCGCGCACTTATTCTTACAGAAGAAGATGAATTAAATCTTACTGCTTTTGGTATCTCACTTACCATGATCAATGATAATATCTCAGAAGAAAACACCCTACAGGATATGGAACGCCAATCTATCTTAAAAGCTTTAGAAAAACACGAGGGCAATATCTCCCAAACCGCAGAAGAACTAGGTCTATCAAGAGCTGCATTATATAGAAGATTAGAAAAATACAATATTAAAAACTAA
- a CDS encoding acyl transferase: protein MFRPEEIIQIQTKKDFHRTAMKVFRFQYEYNPVYQQFCNLLNKTPEQVKTLVDVPFLPIEFFKSKDILSSSEAIQITFTSSGTTGVITSKHHVTDLTYYEYSFRAAFSHFYGNIEDYVVLALLPAYLEREGSSLIYMVEDLIEGSNQPESGFYLNNYAELAKMLVDLDKQGKNVLLIGVTYALLDMIEMQQFSLSNTIIMETGGMKGRRKEMIREELHKVLCSGFGVTKIHSEYGMTELLSQGYSFGDGIFECPPWMDILIRDPEDALRYIEEGKTGGVNVIDLANVNSCSFIATQDLGKKYKDGSFEVLGRFDHSDIRGCNLMVV, encoded by the coding sequence GTGTTTAGACCTGAAGAAATCATACAAATACAAACTAAAAAAGATTTCCATAGAACAGCTATGAAAGTCTTTAGATTCCAGTATGAGTATAACCCTGTTTATCAACAATTCTGTAACCTACTTAATAAAACACCAGAACAAGTAAAAACATTAGTAGATGTACCTTTCTTGCCTATAGAGTTTTTTAAAAGTAAAGATATACTGAGCTCTAGTGAAGCAATACAAATTACTTTTACTAGTAGTGGTACAACGGGAGTAATTACTAGCAAACATCATGTGACTGACTTAACTTATTATGAATACAGTTTTAGGGCTGCGTTTTCACATTTCTATGGCAACATTGAAGATTATGTTGTTCTAGCTCTGTTACCAGCTTATCTAGAGAGAGAAGGATCTTCGCTTATCTATATGGTAGAAGATTTAATAGAGGGGTCTAATCAACCTGAAAGCGGGTTCTACTTAAACAACTATGCAGAATTAGCTAAAATGTTAGTTGATTTAGATAAACAAGGGAAGAATGTCTTACTTATAGGTGTTACTTATGCTTTATTAGATATGATAGAGATGCAACAATTTTCTCTTAGTAATACTATCATTATGGAAACAGGAGGTATGAAAGGAAGGCGTAAAGAAATGATTAGAGAGGAACTTCACAAAGTTTTATGCAGTGGTTTTGGAGTTACCAAAATACATTCAGAATACGGAATGACTGAATTACTTTCTCAAGGATATTCTTTTGGAGATGGTATTTTCGAATGTCCACCTTGGATGGACATCCTAATTCGTGATCCTGAAGATGCACTAAGATATATTGAAGAGGGAAAAACGGGTGGGGTTAACGTAATCGACCTAGCAAATGTAAACTCTTGTTCATTTATAGCTACACAGGACTTAGGTAAGAAATATAAAGACGGTTCGTTCGAAGTATTAGGACGATTTGACCATTCAGATATAAGAGGATGTAACTTAATGGTAGTGTAA
- a CDS encoding TonB-dependent receptor produces MKNFLVILFLFVSVSFYGQKADIKGKITDDMTQDPLAYATVAIKNTSNGVNTDLDGNYHITVEAGTYILQYQYMGYITQEKTITITAKETKTINIAMASEHIELEGVVVQTTRSKTRESALLIEQQRSSEIKQQIGAQELSRKGVSDVASAVAKTTGVSKQEGTGTIFVRGLGDRYNSTSLNGLPLASNDPEKKNIDLNLFSTDIVEYISIDKTYNARNSGDFAGGNIDIISKKHSGEAFFNASVGTNINTNAVGESNFKSLSDRSFIGFSETKQPSNALNNFSFKNSTQTKDKSPYGMSLGLNGGKSFYFGKESSLNLFATLSFDNNYKFKEGVNRTAQAQNSFTKDLYMKSYEYNTNTTAMLNADYNINSNNSIKYNVLLINGSQEKLDDYTGYIRDITDRKDYYESSLLTRQNYKQDRLLVNQLLGDHKLNEQIDLNWGLALNNISAQTPDRQMYTLNKIKGQDNYEFSTNSRSDNNRYFEDLIENEISANIAASYKFAKNSDNQYNGKLTLGYNLRQKKREFKATQYVFQINADYNNNINPNALDSFFNQQNFNNGYFETYTFRGGSSTPGALLPQTYDGDMTVNAGFANVEYKFSDRFSGTLGARFETITQKVTWQTQLDSEKTSNTLDKNAFLPSLSLKFAVNDRNNLRFAASKTYTLPQFKERARFIYEDVTEIKVGNPDLYASDDYNADLKWEFFPTNDEVISATVFGKYIKNPINEIVSASSSNDITYANTGDYGYATGVEIELRKNLISFDDINTNKISGGLNASIMKTYQKLDNEKVNKENKYLSTSFTHDNANFTGASDFLLNADLSYIKEWGEKNLMATMSYAHFSDKLYSIGTEQGGNLVDKAFGMLDFTFKMKFNKNFGIGINAKNLLDPKIEREQQNLTQDILVRSYKLGRNFSLSLNYNF; encoded by the coding sequence ATGAAAAACTTTTTAGTTATCTTATTTCTATTTGTATCAGTCTCATTTTATGGACAAAAGGCTGACATTAAAGGAAAAATAACAGATGACATGACGCAAGATCCATTAGCGTATGCAACAGTAGCAATTAAAAACACATCTAATGGAGTAAACACTGATCTTGATGGAAATTATCACATCACTGTTGAAGCAGGAACCTATATCCTACAATATCAATACATGGGGTATATTACTCAAGAAAAAACAATTACAATTACAGCAAAAGAAACTAAAACTATCAATATTGCAATGGCATCTGAGCATATTGAATTAGAAGGAGTAGTAGTACAAACCACTCGCTCTAAAACTAGAGAATCTGCATTGCTTATAGAACAACAGCGTTCTAGCGAAATAAAACAACAAATCGGTGCACAAGAATTATCTCGTAAAGGAGTTAGTGATGTAGCATCTGCTGTAGCTAAAACAACAGGAGTATCTAAACAAGAAGGAACAGGAACTATATTTGTACGTGGATTAGGAGATCGATACAATAGTACATCACTTAACGGGTTACCATTAGCGTCTAATGATCCCGAAAAAAAGAATATTGACCTAAATTTATTCTCTACAGATATTGTTGAATATATTTCTATCGACAAAACCTATAATGCTAGAAACTCAGGTGACTTTGCAGGAGGAAATATTGATATTATATCTAAAAAACACAGTGGAGAGGCTTTCTTTAATGCTTCTGTAGGAACAAATATCAATACAAATGCTGTAGGTGAAAGCAATTTTAAATCCCTGTCAGATAGAAGCTTTATCGGATTCTCTGAAACCAAACAACCAAGCAACGCTTTAAACAACTTTAGTTTTAAAAACTCAACACAAACTAAAGACAAGTCTCCTTATGGAATGAGTTTAGGTTTAAATGGAGGTAAATCATTTTACTTCGGTAAGGAATCTTCATTAAACTTATTCGCTACTTTATCTTTTGACAATAATTATAAATTCAAAGAAGGAGTAAATCGTACGGCACAAGCACAAAACAGTTTTACAAAAGACTTATATATGAAGTCTTATGAATATAATACGAATACAACTGCTATGTTAAATGCTGATTACAACATCAACTCAAACAACAGTATTAAATATAATGTTTTATTAATTAATGGTTCACAAGAAAAACTAGATGACTATACAGGATATATCAGAGATATCACGGATAGAAAAGACTACTATGAGAGTTCATTATTAACAAGACAGAATTATAAACAAGATCGTTTATTAGTAAATCAATTATTAGGAGATCACAAACTTAATGAACAAATAGATCTTAACTGGGGATTAGCGCTTAACAATATCTCTGCTCAGACTCCCGATAGACAGATGTACACTTTAAATAAAATTAAAGGACAAGATAACTATGAGTTCTCTACTAACTCTAGATCAGATAACAATAGATATTTTGAAGACTTAATCGAGAATGAAATAAGTGCAAATATTGCTGCTTCTTATAAATTCGCAAAGAACAGTGATAATCAATATAATGGTAAATTGACTTTAGGATACAACTTACGTCAAAAGAAACGAGAGTTTAAAGCTACTCAGTATGTATTTCAAATCAATGCTGACTATAACAACAACATTAATCCAAATGCTTTAGATAGCTTTTTTAACCAACAAAACTTCAACAACGGATACTTCGAAACCTATACTTTCAGAGGAGGTTCTAGTACTCCAGGAGCATTACTCCCACAAACTTATGATGGAGACATGACTGTAAATGCAGGTTTTGCTAATGTTGAATACAAATTCTCAGATAGATTCTCAGGTACATTAGGTGCACGATTTGAAACTATTACGCAAAAAGTAACTTGGCAAACACAGTTAGATTCAGAAAAAACTTCTAACACCTTAGACAAAAATGCATTCTTACCTAGCTTATCTTTAAAGTTTGCTGTGAATGATAGAAATAACTTGCGTTTCGCTGCATCTAAAACATATACATTACCACAGTTTAAAGAAAGAGCAAGATTTATCTATGAAGATGTTACTGAAATTAAAGTAGGTAACCCAGACTTATATGCTTCTGATGACTACAATGCTGATTTAAAATGGGAGTTCTTCCCTACAAATGATGAAGTAATTTCTGCAACAGTATTTGGAAAATATATTAAAAATCCAATTAATGAAATCGTATCTGCCTCTTCATCAAATGATATCACTTATGCTAACACAGGTGACTATGGATATGCTACAGGAGTAGAAATCGAATTACGCAAAAACTTAATCAGCTTCGACGACATTAATACAAATAAAATCTCTGGAGGACTAAACGCCTCTATCATGAAGACTTACCAAAAATTAGATAACGAAAAAGTAAATAAGGAAAATAAGTACTTATCAACTTCTTTTACACACGACAATGCTAATTTTACAGGAGCTTCTGATTTCTTGCTTAATGCAGACTTATCTTATATCAAAGAATGGGGAGAAAAGAACTTAATGGCGACAATGTCTTATGCTCACTTCTCTGACAAACTATACTCTATTGGTACAGAACAAGGTGGTAACTTAGTAGATAAAGCATTCGGAATGCTAGACTTCACTTTTAAGATGAAGTTTAACAAAAACTTCGGTATAGGAATAAATGCAAAAAACTTATTAGATCCTAAAATCGAAAGAGAGCAACAAAACCTAACACAAGATATCTTAGTTAGATCTTATAAGTTAGGAAGAAACTTTAGTTTAAGCTTAAATTATAATTTCTAA